One Synechococcus sp. PROS-9-1 DNA window includes the following coding sequences:
- a CDS encoding RpoD/SigA family RNA polymerase sigma factor, whose amino-acid sequence MAPLAVLPDADLVRSYLRDIGRVPLLSHQQEITLGRQVQELMDLEALEAEIKDQRGGEEVAREEVAKAAGVSAAQLKRKLQAGRRAKERMVAANLRLVVSVAKKYTKRNMELLDLIQEGTIGLVRGVEKFDPTRGYKFSTYAYWWIRQGITRAIAEKSRTIRLPIHITEMLNKLKKGQRELSQELGRTPSVSELASFVELPEEEVKDLMCRARQPVSLEMKVGDGDDTELLELLAGDGELPSEQVEGECLKGDLRDLLSQLPELQGRVLRMRYGMDGEEPMSLTGIAKLMKMSRDRTRRLEREGLDLLRRGDAQLQAYVLV is encoded by the coding sequence ATGGCGCCCTTGGCTGTGCTCCCCGATGCGGACCTCGTTCGTTCGTACTTGCGAGACATCGGCCGCGTGCCGTTGTTGAGCCATCAACAGGAGATCACGCTGGGCCGTCAGGTTCAAGAGCTGATGGATCTCGAGGCGCTAGAAGCTGAGATCAAGGACCAACGCGGCGGGGAAGAAGTCGCAAGAGAAGAGGTCGCTAAAGCGGCTGGTGTGAGTGCCGCGCAACTAAAGCGCAAGCTGCAGGCAGGCCGCCGCGCCAAGGAGCGGATGGTGGCTGCCAACTTGAGGTTGGTGGTGAGCGTCGCCAAGAAATACACCAAGCGGAATATGGAGCTGCTGGACTTGATCCAGGAGGGAACGATTGGTTTGGTGCGTGGTGTGGAGAAATTTGATCCCACCCGGGGCTACAAGTTCAGCACCTATGCGTATTGGTGGATTCGTCAGGGCATCACGCGTGCGATTGCGGAGAAGAGCCGCACGATTCGCTTGCCGATTCACATCACCGAGATGTTGAACAAGCTCAAGAAAGGCCAACGGGAATTAAGCCAAGAACTGGGCCGCACCCCATCGGTATCGGAATTGGCCTCGTTTGTGGAACTTCCAGAAGAGGAGGTAAAGGATCTGATGTGCCGGGCGCGCCAGCCTGTGAGTTTGGAGATGAAGGTGGGCGACGGTGATGACACCGAACTACTGGAATTGTTGGCCGGCGATGGTGAGCTGCCGTCAGAACAGGTGGAAGGCGAATGCTTGAAAGGAGATCTGCGCGATCTGCTGAGCCAGCTGCCTGAATTGCAGGGAAGAGTGTTGCGAATGCGCTATGGGATGGATGGTGAAGAGCCGATGAGCCTCACTGGTATTGCCAAATTGATGAAGATGAGTCGTGATCGGACGCGAAGACTTGAACGCGAAGGCTTAGATCTGTTGCGCCGAGGTGATGCACAACTCCAGGCTTATGTTCTTGTTTAG
- a CDS encoding AarF/ABC1/UbiB kinase family protein — protein sequence MRYAPGKDARWLLLRPWIYLPRVVQIIWALTGLLISLLLRGRSKDSEVQRKLARTLLRTLTNLGPCFIKVGQALSTRPDLIRRDWLDELTKLQDDLPSFDHAIALQTVEAELGAPVEQLFDEFPGVPVAAASLGQVYKARLHGQHWVAVKVQRPNLAFILRRDMVLIRTLGVLGAPFLPLNLGFGLGEIIDEFGRSLFEEIDYYCEADNAERFSALFADNPAVTIPKVERLLSARRVLTTSWIHGTKMRDRQELKSQRLNPPALIRTGVISGLQQLLEYGYFHADPHPGNLFALSGQTGDLGHVAYVDFGMMDSISDSDRLTLTGAVVHLINKDFSALANDFQELGFLAPNADLESIIPPLREVLGGSLGDSVGTFNFKAITDRFSELMYEYPFRVPARFALIIRAVVSQEGLALRLDPEFKIIAVAYPYVAKRLLAGDTKEMREKLLEVLFDSEGHLRLERLESLLQVVGSDAPTPGAELIPVAGAGLRLLLSKDGADLRRRMLLTLVRDDRLSTEDLRSLTSLLGRTFNPRRIAGRMLQQLNPLAAA from the coding sequence ATGCGCTATGCACCTGGAAAAGATGCGCGATGGCTCTTACTGAGACCCTGGATTTATTTGCCGCGGGTGGTTCAAATCATCTGGGCGCTCACTGGTTTATTGATCAGCTTGCTCCTGCGAGGCAGAAGCAAAGATTCCGAGGTCCAGCGCAAACTGGCCAGAACCCTGCTCCGCACCCTTACCAATTTGGGGCCCTGTTTCATCAAAGTGGGGCAAGCCTTATCCACTCGGCCTGATCTGATTCGACGCGATTGGCTCGATGAACTCACCAAGCTTCAGGACGATCTCCCCTCCTTCGACCACGCGATCGCTCTCCAAACCGTGGAAGCAGAGCTAGGCGCTCCGGTGGAGCAACTTTTCGACGAGTTTCCAGGCGTCCCTGTTGCAGCAGCCAGCCTGGGTCAGGTCTATAAGGCGCGTTTGCATGGTCAGCACTGGGTAGCTGTGAAGGTGCAAAGGCCCAATCTCGCCTTTATTTTGCGCCGCGACATGGTGCTGATTCGCACCTTGGGAGTGTTGGGAGCACCGTTCCTCCCTCTCAACTTGGGCTTCGGATTGGGAGAAATCATCGATGAGTTTGGTCGCAGCCTGTTTGAAGAAATTGATTACTACTGCGAAGCCGACAATGCCGAACGTTTTTCAGCCCTGTTTGCTGATAATCCAGCCGTCACGATTCCAAAGGTTGAACGACTGTTGTCCGCCAGGCGCGTGCTCACCACCTCCTGGATTCATGGCACCAAGATGCGAGACCGGCAGGAGTTGAAATCTCAACGTCTCAACCCCCCAGCCCTCATCCGCACGGGTGTGATTAGCGGCCTCCAACAACTTCTCGAATATGGATACTTCCATGCAGATCCTCATCCAGGAAATTTATTTGCCCTGAGCGGTCAAACGGGAGACCTCGGTCATGTGGCCTATGTGGACTTCGGAATGATGGACTCGATCAGTGACTCTGACCGTTTAACGCTCACTGGTGCGGTCGTTCACCTGATCAATAAGGACTTTTCAGCGCTGGCTAACGATTTTCAAGAGTTGGGATTTTTGGCACCCAATGCGGACCTGGAGTCGATCATTCCTCCTCTGAGGGAAGTGTTGGGAGGAAGCCTGGGTGACTCTGTTGGCACCTTCAATTTCAAAGCGATTACCGATCGCTTTTCAGAATTGATGTACGAGTATCCCTTCCGAGTGCCAGCTCGCTTCGCCCTGATCATCCGCGCCGTTGTGAGCCAGGAAGGTTTGGCCCTTCGTCTTGATCCAGAGTTCAAAATCATTGCTGTGGCCTACCCCTACGTGGCCAAACGACTCCTGGCTGGAGACACCAAAGAGATGCGCGAAAAGCTTCTGGAGGTCTTGTTTGATTCCGAGGGTCACCTTCGCCTCGAACGACTGGAAAGCCTCCTTCAAGTCGTGGGTAGCGATGCGCCCACACCTGGCGCTGAGCTGATCCCAGTTGCGGGAGCAGGATTGCGCTTATTGCTGAGTAAGGATGGCGCCGACCTACGCAGACGCATGCTGCTCACGCTTGTGCGTGACGATCGCCTCAGCACAGAAGACCTCAGGTCGCTCACTTCCTTGCTCGGAAGAACCTTTAATCCTCGCCGGATTGCAGGGCGCATGCTGCAACAACTGAACCCACTAGCTGCCGCTTAG
- a CDS encoding aminotransferase class I/II-fold pyridoxal phosphate-dependent enzyme, which translates to MHSLIPLLRPDWRLPLHLPAHGRGRALPPALKHLLRQPPGSWDLPELPEIGGPLEGEGAVADAQARLASLLGVDGCWFGVNGATGLLQAALSALAGPGQAVLLPRNAHRSLIAACVLGGIRPVFLPVPFLSDRGHPGAMSAQCLERALKALPSIPEVIVGAVLVHPTYHGYGSDPTPLIAALHRRGLPVLVDEAHGTHFAFSAGEALPRSSLHAGADLVVHSLHKSAPGLGQTAVLWLQGMRVSAEAVKASLLRFQTSSPSALLLASCEATLNWMLSPAWERLLQRRLKEAHQLADRLRAAGLPLSRSDDPLRLILVTAEKGISGLDADAWFMQRGLIAELPEPFCLTFCLGLASQRGLAARMQRLWRRLQMSQPSSGPLETLLLPPLETSSTPELLPALAVRAPACELSLQDSGGRIAAEMICPYPPGIPLLIPGERIGLDRLEWLLDQHRRWPELVPGKVKVLAEGPQVQLG; encoded by the coding sequence ATGCACTCCTTAATTCCCTTGCTCCGGCCTGATTGGCGGTTGCCTCTTCACTTGCCGGCGCATGGTCGGGGCAGAGCCTTGCCTCCCGCTCTAAAGCACTTGCTGCGGCAGCCACCCGGTAGTTGGGATCTCCCAGAACTTCCAGAGATTGGTGGTCCCCTTGAGGGGGAAGGTGCTGTTGCTGATGCGCAAGCACGACTGGCTTCTCTTTTGGGTGTTGATGGTTGTTGGTTCGGTGTGAACGGGGCAACCGGTTTGCTCCAAGCAGCACTATCGGCTCTGGCTGGACCTGGGCAGGCGGTGTTGTTGCCGCGCAATGCCCATCGCAGCTTGATTGCTGCCTGTGTGTTGGGAGGGATCCGCCCTGTGTTTTTACCCGTTCCTTTCCTGTCTGATCGTGGACATCCCGGTGCGATGTCTGCGCAGTGCTTGGAGAGAGCGCTCAAGGCCCTGCCTTCCATCCCCGAGGTAATTGTGGGCGCCGTGTTGGTGCATCCCACTTATCACGGTTATGGCTCCGATCCCACGCCCTTAATCGCAGCCCTGCATCGGCGCGGCTTGCCCGTGCTTGTGGATGAAGCGCATGGCACCCACTTTGCTTTCTCCGCTGGTGAGGCCTTACCTCGCTCCTCCTTGCATGCGGGCGCTGACCTCGTGGTGCATTCGTTGCATAAATCAGCGCCTGGTCTCGGGCAGACAGCCGTGCTTTGGCTTCAAGGCATGCGTGTGAGTGCTGAAGCCGTGAAAGCGTCGTTGCTCAGATTTCAGACCAGCAGCCCTAGTGCTCTGTTGTTGGCCTCTTGTGAGGCAACGTTGAATTGGATGCTGAGCCCGGCGTGGGAGCGCCTGCTGCAGCGAAGACTGAAGGAGGCGCATCAGCTTGCAGATCGCCTTCGTGCTGCAGGACTGCCGTTGAGCCGAAGTGATGACCCCTTGCGTTTGATTTTGGTAACTGCTGAAAAGGGAATCAGCGGTCTGGATGCCGATGCCTGGTTCATGCAACGGGGATTGATCGCTGAACTCCCGGAACCCTTTTGTTTGACCTTTTGCTTGGGCTTGGCATCCCAGCGTGGCTTGGCTGCACGGATGCAACGGCTTTGGCGAAGACTCCAGATGTCTCAACCGAGTTCTGGGCCTTTGGAAACGCTTCTCTTGCCGCCTTTGGAGACCAGCTCAACTCCTGAACTGCTTCCAGCGCTTGCCGTTAGGGCTCCAGCCTGTGAGCTGTCTCTTCAGGACAGTGGTGGCCGAATTGCCGCCGAAATGATTTGTCCTTATCCCCCAGGGATTCCCTTGCTCATCCCTGGAGAAAGAATTGGATTGGATCGTTTGGAGTGGTTGTTGGATCAGCACCGGAGATGGCCGGAACTCGTGCCCGGTAAGGTGAAAGTTCTGGCTGAAGGGCCGCAGGTGCAACTGGGGTGA
- a CDS encoding phosphatidate cytidylyltransferase yields MISDVASSSQGKTSKGFDRKRLLSGLLAGAFGLLVVGLGGWWFTLALGVIVHLGLLEFFRMAQFKGMRPATKTTLVACQLLLFSTQWANSGGLPALLPDAVLPLSGAAICGWLLLQPKTGSIADIAASIFGLFYLGFLPSHWLRLRNLTDFDVAPILQRLSIDNSWLSSGLLITLAACLMVVASDIGSYMIGRQIGRHPLSPISPSKTIEGAIGGALCSVIVGALMASLMGWTLAWLSGGLLGALVAFFALVGDLTESMMKRDAGIKDSGDALPGHGGILDRIDSYLFTPAVVYYALILMIPLIAN; encoded by the coding sequence GTGATTTCAGACGTAGCAAGCAGCAGCCAAGGCAAAACCAGTAAGGGTTTTGATCGCAAGCGCTTGCTCAGTGGCTTGCTGGCCGGTGCTTTTGGGTTACTGGTCGTGGGCCTTGGCGGCTGGTGGTTCACGCTCGCGTTGGGGGTGATTGTGCATTTGGGTTTGTTGGAATTTTTCCGAATGGCCCAGTTCAAAGGCATGAGACCTGCCACGAAAACAACGCTTGTGGCGTGCCAGCTCTTGCTGTTCAGCACCCAGTGGGCCAATTCAGGAGGTCTGCCTGCTCTTTTGCCTGATGCCGTGCTGCCTTTATCGGGTGCAGCAATTTGTGGTTGGTTGCTCTTGCAGCCCAAAACCGGATCTATTGCTGATATTGCAGCATCAATTTTTGGCTTGTTTTATCTCGGCTTCCTCCCAAGCCATTGGTTAAGGCTTCGCAATCTCACAGATTTTGATGTTGCTCCAATTTTGCAACGTTTAAGTATTGATAATTCCTGGCTTTCATCGGGCTTATTAATCACTCTTGCTGCCTGTTTAATGGTTGTTGCTAGTGATATTGGCTCTTACATGATTGGTCGTCAGATCGGACGTCATCCCTTGTCCCCAATCTCTCCGTCGAAGACAATTGAAGGGGCGATCGGAGGTGCACTCTGCTCTGTGATTGTAGGAGCTTTGATGGCAAGCCTTATGGGATGGACCTTGGCTTGGCTAAGTGGGGGTTTGCTTGGAGCGCTGGTGGCGTTTTTTGCTCTTGTGGGTGACCTAACTGAATCGATGATGAAACGCGATGCAGGTATTAAAGACTCTGGCGATGCCCTCCCCGGTCATGGAGGGATTCTTGATCGGATCGACAGCTATTTGTTTACCCCTGCGGTGGTGTATTACGCCTTGATTTTGATGATTCCTTTGATCGCAAACTAG
- a CDS encoding DUF2993 domain-containing protein gives MPSMNATSSGPLLQLLSNGLQIWIRSQCDDVGELKLNLQGSALQLLRGKLDGVSLTARKVSFQKLPLLRAELKTGALRAHINPSHPGQPIQLSHPFNIDGEVVLSGIDLNRTLANDRWRWLGDLLSEQLMGLTPLRSLSIDDDLLELQAAVIATQDPVRARFRLQAAEGTIEITHLETGKSFLLPMDPGIHIQNAHLKAGQLILEGKATISP, from the coding sequence ATGCCCTCCATGAATGCAACTAGCTCTGGCCCGCTGCTTCAACTGCTCTCCAATGGATTGCAGATTTGGATACGCAGTCAATGCGATGACGTAGGTGAGTTAAAGCTGAACCTGCAAGGTTCAGCTTTACAACTGCTACGGGGCAAGCTGGATGGTGTGTCCTTGACGGCCCGCAAAGTGAGTTTTCAGAAACTCCCCCTTCTGCGTGCTGAGCTCAAAACGGGTGCCCTTCGAGCACACATCAATCCCTCCCATCCTGGCCAGCCGATTCAGCTCTCCCATCCCTTCAACATTGATGGGGAAGTTGTCTTAAGCGGAATCGATCTCAATCGCACTCTCGCCAATGATCGTTGGAGGTGGCTGGGAGATCTCCTCAGTGAGCAATTGATGGGGCTGACGCCTCTCCGTTCATTGAGCATCGACGACGACTTATTGGAATTGCAGGCTGCCGTGATTGCAACGCAAGATCCTGTTCGCGCTCGGTTTCGTCTTCAGGCCGCAGAGGGCACCATCGAGATCACCCATCTCGAAACAGGAAAATCATTTTTATTGCCGATGGATCCTGGCATTCACATACAAAATGCGCATCTCAAAGCAGGCCAACTCATTCTTGAAGGGAAGGCAACGATCAGTCCCTGA
- a CDS encoding alpha/beta fold hydrolase: MTSKRILENASSTLLDPLAREQLQGLDWLELSFTDIGPDHYPVVTVGSGPPVLLLHGFDSSHLEFRRLVPLLKTNNTLIIPDLFGFGFCPRPEQTSYGPELVLNHLDALLDTLPTDEGIGVIGASMGGSVAMELARRHPQRINRLLLLAPAGLDGKPMPLPPVLDQLGVWFLGRPGVRRGLCRQAFADPDSNVGDPEIEIASLHLQVPGWARSLASFARSGGFAGCGTPLPYQPLHVLWGEQDRILRAPQKRAAQDLLGDKLEAVANCGHLPHIDQPELVAKRWLGSECPP; encoded by the coding sequence TTGACCAGCAAGCGCATTCTCGAGAACGCATCCTCCACACTTCTCGATCCTCTAGCCCGTGAGCAGCTCCAAGGCTTGGACTGGTTGGAACTCTCCTTCACCGATATCGGGCCAGACCACTACCCAGTAGTGACAGTGGGCAGTGGGCCACCGGTGCTGTTGCTGCATGGATTTGATAGCTCCCATCTGGAGTTCCGACGCTTGGTGCCCCTGCTCAAAACCAACAACACGCTGATCATTCCCGATCTATTCGGATTCGGGTTCTGCCCTAGACCAGAACAAACCAGCTATGGACCTGAGCTGGTGCTGAACCATCTCGATGCCCTGCTCGACACCTTGCCAACAGACGAAGGCATCGGTGTGATCGGGGCATCAATGGGGGGATCTGTTGCCATGGAACTCGCGCGGCGGCATCCCCAGCGCATCAACCGCTTGCTGCTTCTAGCTCCAGCAGGACTGGACGGCAAACCGATGCCACTGCCTCCGGTGCTCGACCAACTTGGGGTGTGGTTTCTAGGCAGACCCGGCGTCAGACGAGGGTTATGCAGACAAGCCTTCGCCGATCCAGACAGCAACGTTGGAGACCCTGAAATTGAGATTGCATCCCTGCATCTCCAGGTGCCTGGGTGGGCGCGTTCCCTGGCGTCCTTCGCCCGCAGCGGAGGCTTTGCCGGTTGTGGTACCCCACTTCCCTACCAGCCTCTGCATGTGCTCTGGGGTGAACAAGATCGGATTCTGCGCGCGCCTCAAAAACGGGCTGCTCAGGACTTATTGGGAGACAAGCTGGAAGCGGTTGCCAATTGCGGGCATCTTCCCCATATCGATCAGCCGGAGTTGGTGGCAAAACGCTGGCTGGGATCAGAATGCCCTCCATGA
- a CDS encoding iron-containing alcohol dehydrogenase family protein: MTTSLVCHTHAIAPSRVIRGGHAWQQSLPVIADLCKRPLLLGRSPATQAIRAGLKADLTARDLTVVEAQLNFDCCEEDLIRLEAVLKEAACDCVIAAGGGKVLDAGKLLACRLKLPCITVPLSAATCAGWTALANIYSQDGAFVSDEALDACPDLLIFDHGLIRQAPTQTLASGIADALAKWYEASVGSGSSTDGIIQQAVQMARVLRDQLLIDAVDAISHPDSEAWVRVAEACGLTAGVIGGLGGAQCRTVAAHAVHNGLTQLPACHGRLHGEKVGFGILVQLRLEERLGGNQLAAQSRRQLLPLLKQLGVPVTLQDLGLGETGLHDLRAICSFACRPGSDLHHLPFEVTETDLLEALVSTDADSRSMSPSLETEA, encoded by the coding sequence ATGACCACGTCGTTGGTTTGTCATACCCATGCCATCGCTCCTTCTCGGGTCATCCGGGGAGGGCATGCGTGGCAACAAAGCCTTCCTGTCATTGCTGATCTCTGTAAGAGACCTTTACTGCTTGGACGTAGCCCTGCAACCCAAGCCATTCGTGCTGGACTAAAGGCCGATCTCACTGCAAGAGATCTCACAGTTGTGGAGGCCCAACTCAACTTCGACTGCTGCGAGGAAGACCTCATTCGTCTTGAAGCTGTTCTGAAGGAAGCGGCCTGCGATTGCGTGATTGCAGCCGGTGGAGGAAAGGTTTTAGATGCAGGAAAACTCTTGGCATGTCGCCTCAAACTTCCTTGCATCACGGTGCCTCTTAGTGCCGCAACCTGCGCAGGGTGGACAGCTCTTGCCAACATTTATTCCCAAGATGGAGCCTTTGTTTCCGACGAGGCACTCGATGCTTGTCCAGATCTCTTGATTTTTGATCATGGGCTCATTCGTCAAGCCCCAACGCAAACCCTGGCCAGTGGCATCGCTGACGCCCTCGCTAAGTGGTATGAAGCCTCCGTAGGTAGTGGATCCAGCACAGACGGAATCATCCAACAGGCCGTTCAAATGGCCAGGGTGCTTCGCGATCAACTCTTGATTGATGCCGTTGATGCCATCTCGCATCCTGATAGTGAGGCCTGGGTACGGGTTGCTGAAGCTTGTGGCCTTACCGCCGGTGTGATCGGTGGGCTTGGAGGCGCGCAGTGCAGAACGGTGGCAGCCCATGCGGTTCATAACGGCTTAACGCAATTGCCGGCATGTCACGGCAGGTTGCATGGTGAAAAAGTGGGCTTCGGCATCCTTGTGCAGCTCCGACTTGAAGAACGCCTTGGTGGGAATCAATTGGCTGCTCAATCCCGTCGTCAACTTCTGCCCTTGCTCAAGCAGCTTGGAGTCCCAGTCACGCTCCAAGACCTTGGCCTTGGAGAAACCGGGTTGCATGACTTGCGCGCCATTTGCAGTTTCGCCTGCCGGCCAGGATCCGACTTACACCATCTCCCCTTCGAAGTCACAGAGACCGATCTGCTTGAAGCTCTCGTGAGTACCGACGCTGACAGTCGCTCCATGAGCCCTTCACTGGAGACTGAAGCTTGA
- a CDS encoding ATP-dependent Clp protease ATP-binding subunit, whose translation MFERFTEKAIKVIMLAQEEARRLGHNFVGTEQILLGLIGEGTGVAAKVLKSMGVNLKDARVEVEKIIGRGSGFVAVEIPFTPRAKRVLELSLEEARQLGHNYIGTEHLLLGLIREGEGVAARVLENLGVDLAKVRTQVIRMLGETAEVGAGGGGGAKGSTKTPTLDEFGTNLTQLATEAKLDPVVGRHKEIDRVIQILGRRTKNNPVLIGEPGVGKTAIAEGLAQRIQQGDIPDILEEKRVLTLDIGLLVAGTKYRGEFEERLKKIMEEIKSAGNVILVIDEVHTLIGAGAAEGAIDAANILKPALARGELQCIGATTLDEYRKHIERDAALERRFQPVTVGEPSIPETIEILRGLRERYEQHHRLKITDAALDAAATLGDRYISDRFLPDKAIDLIDEAGSRVRLLNSKLPPAAKEVDKELRAVQKEKEDAVREQDFSRAGELRDKEVELREKIRTLLQSSREETPVKTGDEAQTTEAAVGEAVVSDAPEGSTAQPQLLTTPVVDEEDIAHIVASWTGVPVQKLTESESFKLLNMEDTLHQRLIGQDEAVKAVSKAIRRARVGLKNPNRPIASFIFSGPTGVGKTELTKALAAYFFGSEEAMIRLDMSEFMERHTVSKLIGSPPGYVGFNEGGQLTEAVRRRPYTVVLFDEIEKAHPDVFNLLLQLLEDGRLTDSKGRTVDFKNTLIIMTSNIGSKVIEKGGGGLGFEFSGENAEENQYNRIKSLVNEELKQYFRPEFLNRLDEIIVFRQLNREEVKDIAEIMLKEVFARIGDKGITLTVSNAFKERLVEEGYNPAYGARPLRRAVMRLLEDSLAEEVLTGRIKEGDSAEVDIDHDKKVVVRHLNTSTPVTPQLANAGV comes from the coding sequence ATGTTCGAGCGGTTTACCGAGAAGGCCATCAAGGTGATCATGTTGGCCCAAGAAGAGGCCCGTCGCCTCGGCCACAACTTTGTTGGAACTGAGCAAATTTTGTTGGGTTTGATCGGTGAGGGCACTGGCGTCGCCGCCAAAGTGCTCAAGTCGATGGGGGTCAACCTCAAGGATGCTCGTGTTGAAGTTGAAAAAATTATCGGCAGGGGATCCGGCTTCGTTGCCGTCGAAATCCCTTTCACGCCCCGTGCCAAGCGTGTCCTTGAACTCTCTCTAGAAGAAGCAAGGCAACTCGGTCACAACTACATCGGCACTGAGCATCTCCTCTTAGGACTCATTCGCGAGGGTGAAGGGGTTGCAGCACGAGTGCTCGAAAATCTTGGAGTCGACCTGGCGAAGGTGCGTACACAAGTGATTCGCATGCTCGGCGAAACAGCTGAGGTGGGTGCTGGTGGTGGCGGTGGAGCCAAAGGGTCCACCAAAACTCCAACATTGGACGAATTCGGTACGAACCTCACCCAATTGGCAACTGAAGCCAAGTTGGACCCGGTTGTGGGACGCCACAAAGAGATCGACCGAGTGATTCAAATCCTCGGCCGTCGCACAAAAAACAACCCTGTTCTCATCGGTGAACCTGGCGTTGGCAAAACGGCTATTGCCGAGGGCTTGGCCCAACGGATTCAGCAAGGCGATATCCCAGACATTCTTGAAGAGAAGCGAGTTCTCACCCTCGACATCGGCTTGCTTGTTGCCGGCACCAAATACCGCGGGGAGTTTGAGGAACGGCTTAAAAAGATCATGGAAGAGATCAAATCAGCCGGCAATGTGATCTTGGTGATCGACGAAGTTCACACCTTGATCGGTGCTGGCGCAGCTGAAGGTGCAATTGACGCAGCAAATATTCTTAAGCCAGCGTTGGCTCGAGGTGAACTCCAATGCATTGGAGCAACCACACTCGATGAATACCGCAAACACATTGAGCGCGATGCAGCTCTGGAACGTCGTTTCCAACCCGTCACGGTGGGCGAACCTTCCATTCCGGAAACCATCGAAATTCTGAGGGGACTGCGTGAGCGCTACGAGCAGCACCATCGCCTCAAAATCACCGACGCGGCCCTTGACGCAGCTGCAACCTTGGGGGATCGCTACATCTCCGATCGTTTCCTTCCAGACAAAGCCATTGATCTGATTGATGAAGCTGGAAGCAGAGTTCGTTTGCTGAATTCCAAGCTGCCTCCTGCAGCCAAGGAAGTCGACAAAGAGCTCCGCGCCGTCCAGAAGGAAAAGGAGGACGCTGTTCGCGAACAAGATTTCAGTCGCGCAGGAGAACTACGCGATAAAGAAGTTGAGTTGCGCGAAAAGATCCGAACATTGCTGCAAAGCAGCAGAGAAGAAACCCCCGTCAAAACTGGTGATGAGGCTCAAACCACTGAGGCAGCAGTGGGAGAAGCCGTGGTCTCTGATGCACCTGAAGGATCAACAGCACAACCTCAACTCCTCACCACTCCTGTTGTGGATGAGGAAGATATCGCACACATCGTGGCCTCATGGACTGGAGTTCCAGTTCAGAAGCTCACAGAAAGTGAGTCCTTCAAATTGTTGAACATGGAGGACACTCTTCATCAGCGATTGATCGGACAAGATGAAGCCGTCAAGGCAGTGTCCAAGGCGATTCGTCGTGCGCGGGTTGGCCTGAAAAACCCCAATCGACCTATTGCCAGCTTCATTTTCTCGGGCCCTACAGGCGTCGGCAAAACAGAGCTCACCAAAGCCCTAGCCGCGTACTTCTTCGGTAGCGAAGAAGCGATGATCCGTCTGGATATGTCGGAATTTATGGAGAGACATACGGTCAGCAAATTGATCGGTTCTCCTCCGGGATACGTGGGATTTAACGAAGGAGGACAGCTCACAGAAGCAGTTCGTCGTCGTCCTTACACCGTTGTGCTCTTTGATGAAATCGAGAAGGCCCATCCCGATGTTTTCAACTTGCTTCTGCAACTTCTAGAAGACGGTCGCCTGACCGATTCCAAAGGAAGGACTGTTGATTTCAAAAATACTTTGATCATCATGACCTCGAACATTGGTTCGAAAGTGATTGAAAAAGGAGGCGGCGGCCTGGGCTTCGAATTCTCTGGTGAGAATGCCGAGGAGAATCAGTACAACAGGATTAAATCCCTTGTAAATGAGGAACTGAAGCAGTACTTCCGGCCTGAATTCCTTAATCGTCTCGATGAAATCATTGTGTTCCGTCAACTCAATCGCGAGGAAGTGAAAGACATCGCGGAGATCATGCTCAAAGAGGTCTTTGCTCGAATCGGCGACAAGGGAATCACCTTGACGGTCTCCAATGCCTTCAAAGAGCGTCTTGTCGAGGAGGGATACAACCCTGCTTACGGAGCAAGGCCCTTACGTCGTGCGGTGATGCGTCTTCTCGAAGACAGCCTGGCGGAGGAAGTCCTCACCGGCCGCATTAAGGAAGGTGATTCTGCTGAAGTGGACATCGACCACGACAAAAAAGTGGTTGTTCGCCACCTCAACACCTCCACCCCAGTAACACCCCAACTGGCCAACGCTGGGGTTTGA
- a CDS encoding GNAT family N-acetyltransferase: MLLNPSPQTIRLNRMHALACLKLDARALNGLWTSDHWVRELCDPQRLCIGIAASADTLLAVACGWLVLDELQITLLAVEPEQRRRGLGRTVLKQLLLDATNAGARHAILDVAEDNLGAQALYGAFGFQTIGRRDRYYRDGKDALIQSLEMQTDMKLN; this comes from the coding sequence ATGCTTCTCAACCCTTCCCCCCAAACGATCCGGCTCAATCGAATGCATGCTTTGGCATGCCTGAAACTCGATGCCCGAGCTCTCAATGGCCTTTGGACTTCAGACCATTGGGTGCGAGAACTCTGCGATCCTCAGCGACTTTGTATCGGGATTGCTGCTAGCGCAGACACATTGTTGGCAGTGGCCTGCGGCTGGCTTGTTTTGGATGAACTCCAAATCACTCTGCTTGCTGTTGAACCAGAGCAACGGCGCCGCGGACTCGGCCGCACTGTTTTGAAACAGCTGCTGCTGGATGCCACCAACGCTGGGGCGCGACACGCCATTCTTGATGTGGCCGAAGACAACCTGGGAGCACAAGCTCTTTACGGCGCATTTGGCTTCCAAACCATTGGTCGCCGGGACCGCTACTACCGCGACGGCAAGGACGCCTTGATTCAGTCGCTAGAGATGCAAACAGACATGAAACTGAATTAA